The Phlebotomus papatasi isolate M1 chromosome 3, Ppap_2.1, whole genome shotgun sequence genomic sequence ATTCAGCGTTGATAAAATATGTACAAAGCTTCATGAATGAAGCTAAAATGTAAAAGTTCAAGgtattaaggttttttttttttaaattctaagcTATTTTTTCTGAtcttatttaaacatttttaaattaactgaAAATGTCGATTTGATTTtgcaataaatcttttttttaaattgagaattaaaatttgttaaaatagggtaagtgtgccaaatttcggcatagttgcatgcaaccgccaaagtctcaagtttgaaatgtaatatttttactagaaattgatttttttttgttacttgttAATAAGGAGtatttcttggaaccttgtagacagtttatcgtctttattttctctaaattcattcttaatcatttttaaaaggaataaaaatatagacataacattggtgccctatttcggccactttcattctcatagttccgtgccctcccggaattctttcaatgtctttttcagatcatcgtgctcgtcgaagcaacattttttgttattttttgcattgtatatttTCTAGAGtaagggggtccgtggtgcaattggtaagagcgttcggctcttgggcggtgtgatccccggctcgactgtcacagttgtgagttcgagtcccgcccggtgcaaatgattgaagcgtctgaatggacaacaatgtacaaaatggcaatgaaaagcccggtacatcgaaataaataaataataaaaaaattctagagtatgcaaaacctAAAAAATCATAGATATTCgtagaacaaaaaatgtggccgaaattgcaagctggccggaatttggcacacttaccctaatctaaTATTTTAGATTTCTGTATCTTTGTtagtaatataattttaatttttaaaaattatattcttaatGTGGACAAAACCACCGAAGTTCATAAGACAATTCCGTGCATCCAGTCACGTATCCAATTTTGTAAAGTGGGGGCCCCTCTTCCATGTCATGGATTATAGCACATGACAGCTGGTTACCCCCACTCCGGACGTCTGATGGTGCGATTTTGTGAGCGAGGCAGCTGCAGAGTGCCCGAGGAGTGTGTCAGAACGGTGTGAATAGAGTCAGAGAGTAGGCATTTGTGATGAGTCGTCCGCAGTGTTGTGTAGCCATCTTGAAAAGTGTTGCAATTTAGGACAATTTCCGCTTCAATTTACCAATTATTCAccattttaattgcaatataCCTAAACATCAGAGATTTTCGTGTACGTTTGTGCTTTCTGCCAAAATCGTGTGTGTACCCATTCCGTGGAAAATCGATCTGAAAAAAGAGTTGCACGGGAGACTCTGTGTTTGTTCCAAGAAGAAGGGGATCAAAAATTGTTCAGGAAAGATTTCGCCCCCAAAAGGTGGTGCCCTCAGTCACTTTGTGGATTGTGTGAGTAACTGGTGAGGGAGAGAAATCTAAAGAGGAAAAGGGAGAAGACCTGGATGGACGAGAAAACTGCAACCTAAATTTCCCAAAAGACTTGTTTTGTGTGTTGCGAGAAGAGTTCTTTGTTTCCATCTTTGAGCTTCGATATTGGAATTGTCCAGAAAAAAAGGGGCATTCCTCACAAAGAACCAGGGAATTCTCCATTGAGAGACCGTGTCTGTGATCCAGTGTAGAGCAGGAGGAGTGTGCGGGGAGTTGGCCTAGGAAAGGATCATTGGGGGGTAATTCCTTGGAGGAGCAAAAGAAAGGAGAGAAACCAGAGTCGCCACATCAGCCAACAACTACAAagagaccaaaaaaaaaagccacTTGGGTGCGAGTGAGACGGGGACCCAGTGTCGTGTGATAGAGTGAGAGGGGTCGATTGAACGGCAACCAGTGATTAAATGGTGCTGAGGCAAAGTAGGCGAGGCagagaaaatcacaaaaaagtGTGTGAAGAGGACAAAGAGATCGGGAAGTGCTGCAAAGATGAGAGTTGAAGTGCATTCAGCTGCCCAATTCCTCATGAATCTGCTCCGGGTGAAGCAGAGTAATCCACTGCCGGAGAATCAGCTGGAGAACTTCAAGGGATCCCTTGAGGATTTACTGTTGATTCGCTACCGGAGTCATTGGTATCCGGAAGTACCGACAAAGGGTAGTGGTTTTAGGTGTATCAGGATCAATGGGAAGATGGATCCGATAATTGAGCAGGCAGCTGTATCTGTGGGACTTCATCCGCGAACCCTCAAAACAATGCTGCCGCAGGAACTGACAATGTGGATTGATCCGGATGGTGTTAGCTATCGAATTGGTGAAAATGGATCCATATGTGTCCTCTATGAGGCAGTTTCAGAGGCCAGATCGAGTCCATCGTCGGATCTGTCGATGTCAAGTGATGAATTTAGCCTCGAGAGACGACCAGAGTGGGCACATATGACACTCATTGGGTATCTCGATGAGCCCTACCCGCGTTCACCGCGCAGCAACAACAACAGCTTTAGCTCCTCAGGCACTGGGTCCAATAGCCCCCCACTGAGTCCAATCCTGGCACCGCCAACCGTCAGATACTCGCACAATCAGCGTCATCAGCATCATCAGCAGATGCAGCGAACCACAACCAATCGCTCCATGTACCTCAATCATTGGGATGGAGGAATCAATAACTACAATGTAAGTCGATGTACAAAGTAAGATAGCAAGAGccattgatttttatttctctctTATCTCCCTTACTCTCTTTCTCTGACCCTTAGTCACCTTATGTCTGACGTCACAGTCTCACCAGTGGCTTTAGCTACCCCTCACTATATCTATCTCTCATGCAAATATCTCTTGCCAGAAAAAAGCTTTTCCCCTTAATGTATATCCCTAAAATATTAGTGAAAAAGGATGGCGAAGTGATTTCGCTGAATGCTtgaatcaggggcatgacgtttcctatgttccCCATATATTTCTCACGTGCCGAAAAAACTATGGAGTTTATTCAGTGTTTTCTCTCATTGCAGAATGatttagcaaaaatataaatacaaaataaaagccaattaaaatatagaataggcaaccaaaaaccccaaattggcaacctacgtagtttcggagatatctcgtgaaatgtgtacgaaaacagggaaaaatttacactaaaactggtcgcatttttcagagctaatgtcacctgcCTGGCTTGAATAGTGGGAATTTCAGAGTTAAACTGTATTCAGACTTGTGGTTTAGTTTAATCTCTTTCTTAAATGTCTTTGATTTCTAAATAAtgccttagggccttgacagacttgaggattaaccgagaaacggcttagggccttgacagacctgaggattagccgagagacggcttagcgtagttaaatccgaaataatggttaaaccacattactataattttccactaagccgtctctcggattaagtcgtaaatgtgtctagaaTATTAGAGACACAtacgatttaaccctttaaggacgagaagctttccgctgagcgaaattcaatgaaatcaagtttccctcgatattttagcctaatggctccggcacaccttttagatcaggaaaatttcatgaagtcgaaatccgaaaccctttctttctcacgtgttttacatatgactatctcattctttcgcatatcaaattcgattgagctaaattgaatttggagtaatgtttaaaagaataagaagagtgcgagagaatgagatagacatatgcaaaacacgtgAGAAAGAAATGAATCCGAAATTcgagttcatgaaattttcttgatctaaaaggtgtgccggagccataaataagagatttacggtttaagagaaattttcccatccccaggagtcctggaaaactattggtcatatatgacccaatcgtccttaaaggtaaaaaagtacaaaattttccagacgactagtttactcgtttgctctgttatttttgaaagataaataacttgaatatgtttgtaataataaaaaaaatatatatttagagtacgagtaaaaattaaaatgatcaaaaattaattttaaaaaatctcattcaatttttggtctcaaaaactcttgaagactggtacagaaaaacaatcatttttatgaaaaaatgtattattgtttacttcatttttaatttttatgatattcatcgaaacaagtttcgcatactggtaaggcaacacagagataaatgtgggaatgaatttggaGTTTGGAAGGATTGCACTGGGAACgtagtacccgatcagtagaacaaatattattataaagttCTGTTCATGGGAGGAGACGTACTGAAGTTACATAGTActgaattaaaccatttattaaattagaaggagagttttccctcgatatccccctttcccaaatcctacataaatgtcgcatgcctcacaaacaCAATTGGTCTATtaatccttttttctgatagtaccgtgtgcacctcagttttcttcgaaacatgtttgatggtaatgggtaggtgcaatgttgcttgtctctgggaatttcagaCGTACAGCTGCACATTGTTGTAgatccgggagttcttccggagttgatgcgttttcgatgaagacttcaaagtccacttcatcctcgtcttgttccaaatatattatgtcgctttcgttcaggacaagattgttggcatcatcgctatcttccgggcataatatgtggatgatttcgggttcattgatcatgaaatttttattccatttttgaagtcatctacaagagtaaaaagttatgaatttacaatatatacgcagaagtatcttataaattatcaaaatattaccttcttcagtcagtatttcactgggaaatctcagctaattgatattatcacacaatatcacacgaataattaactattttgcgcacacataaacaaaaacatgaaacagtctaacttcaaatcttcgaaaatccactagagacagattcggtgtttttttacctttagggacgattgggtcatatatgacccgtgaaaattatgaagctttcctgaaaataccaataaactataattttcactttgttgagaaatattatgtatagttattatagtttctagtcataagaggtttttgcttagaaaaattagaaattttaaaaatattaaaattcaagcaccaacatgaaaatttgaaaattcgttatttttgagctcaaatattttttatatagcaaattgctggagatttgcaaaaaatatcctagattcctacatctttctacttcgtgattatgtacaaacattagaaagaaataacttcaggtagtcaggaaaaattattttctctatgggtcacgggtgacccaatcgtccttaaaagggttaagccgaaagacgattTAGGCaactaatcaaaataattatcggATTACATCTACATCAGTTTTTTGACTAATCCATCTCTGGGCTTAAGCCTAGAAacagcttagtgggaaactggtaggagtttaataaaataattgatttgattataattacgttacatcgtaataaaacgatttttgttaaaaattgagtttttcgaCTTACATTCTTACATTATTATTCAGTCATTCTGCGAAAATAAGTTTAGACACTGAATTCAAAGGACGATTTAGAGTATTTTACAAAGCTTTTTTAGTGTTGGCAAGTATTTATTTTACGGCATTTACAAAAGTTTGTAGTTTGTATCCACAAAATTTGAATCTTAAAGTTTCAAGGGTAATAGGGTAATGTTTGAAAAGACGGACACTTAAAAAGGTCAATTCTAAATGTAACTTCAAGCTGAACAAATACTAcctttcttatttttttgcattatgaTTTACCTTGAATGAATAAAGTCTTAAtcgtttttattaaaaagtttaacagaataatagaaaaattgtcaaaaatttgaaaaaggcaTAAAAAGTCGGACAGGCTTTTGGAAAGTCggacaaaatgaattttttgctTTATGCATGTTGGGTGTTTATGTTTTCTACAATTTCCTAATAGGGTACCACCTTTCAACATGTTACATTTCCCAATCAATCAGATCCTTTTGGACTTTATTTGGGAAATTGGGAGCACTGTAGGTGTTTCTATCCGTCTATCTTCAGATTTTTTACCAGTCACTCTGTCAAAGTGAAATTCGGAAACTGGTAAGAGGGTACTACTACGCAGTGCAACTGTTCCTCAGGATAATTAAGGATGATTTTCATCCTCGTTGATCTCGTTTATTTAACAGGAACATCAAATATGTTGGCTTAATCCGCTTAATCTGtgaaaatataaacaatttGTTCGAGATTGTCTAAAATACACTTTGATGtgaatatgaaaaattaattacatttttgttctttttaccttcaatattttacaattatttattattcatcttATAAAAAGGATTCTCTCTTTGATTTTACTGCGTATTTATAATTCATCAttaatatcaaaaatttaagaaaaatactttggGATGTTCTTACACGTCGCATGCAAAATCATAAAGGTcacaattccgaaagccaaaattccgaatggttaAAATCCTGAGAAGCTGAAATTATACATAGGataatgtgtgaaataatttcccCCAAACAGAAAATATCTCTTTCAGCATGGctgagtgcaatcgtgggagtagttatgatatttataaaaatttgagatttgggcaatttcaggattttagggTTCGTTATTTTGCTGTTCTGGATTTTTGGGATTTGGGTCCTTTTTTCGAGAATGTAGCGTACGGGATTTTGCtgttttggatttttgggatttgggccctttcaggattttagcgttcCCGATTTTGTCGTTCTGGATTTTTGGGATTTGAGCCCTTTTTTCGAGAATGTAGCGTACGGGATTTTGCtgttttggatttttgggaatTGGGCCCTTTTCTCAATTTTAGCGTACGGGATTTTGTCATtctggattttagttttcgggattttgactaggACCCTTTATTATGAATTGTCAAAAAGTAAAGAAAGTGACAGCTCCTTGCATTTTTCAAAGGCTTATAACAAGTCAGTTTTGAATTGTAAAAAAACGGTTTATGCTTGTCCTAATCTCAAAATCAGGATTATTACTCTTTTATGGAGTTGAATTTTGAACCAACTGAATTCTATGATCGATACTGTCACAAATTCTGATCGTGTTgtacaattttattaataatggtGTACCGGCACCTTCGACACATTAATATAAACGAACTAGGTCTTATCGCAAACGAGAGTTCTAATAATACTTTATATAATTATCACCATTTTACAGGGATGGGTTTGGCAGTGATAATTCTAAATCAGCAAATTTCTAGTGACCTAAAATGACTTAGAAACTCAAAATAATTGCCCTGGTTTAaagtcaaattttatttaactttaattttagaatttgtaAAACCTTAAAAGGGAATCGTTCAGGACTATTTTGAACATATAATCCGAATTTTGGATAATACATGAGaatcttaaatttatttaatagggTTTTGTTTCAAATTCCTTTATCATGATCCCATTCCGTTTGGCTTCACgttacaaaacaaaaaactgacGAATAAAAAACTtgactttattttctttaaactttAGATTTATTAAGAGAAACTGTGCATAAGTGAGCACAATAAAAGGGAGACTCAATTGAATTCCCGGAACCACGAAATTTCCTGGATGTGTGTTATTTTCTGGGTTTCTTTCTGGAAGAATTGCGTCTTTTCAAAGGGAAGGTGTCAGGTATATGTGATACCCATTGCCTCAAAATTCAACCCACACATACACCAATTCATCATACCATTTATAAAGGCATTATGCTACAACTCTCTCATGAATATTCCGCGCCCAGAGACAAAAGGGTGAAACTGTCCAGAGTCTCTCAACCGGAATGCCTCTTGTTTCTTATTCACAAAACATTAGCATTCCCCGACATTTTGCTGATGTTGACTGGGTTGAGTCATTTTTCTAGGGAAGCTTTTCGGGGCTTTCAGGGGTGCTACAAAtattcccaaaaataaaaatgggcaCCTACCTGGAGTGTTCAAGTGGTCAGATGTATGAGATCGTAACTGGTTTTCACTAatagggattttggctgccagtGAGGGTTTCTTctcttgaaaattaaattactcctaaaAAGAATCTGTAGGCATGTAATATACAAGAGAGAATTCGAGGCAGCAATCATTTGCCTTTTGGCCTTAGGCCTTTTAAGTTCGGAATTTGGGCTTGTATAACAATcattccatttatttatttatttttttttttaattttgataaactGTTTATTTACTGCGTATTATTTGCAGAAGAGATacaaaaagagtaatatttgaATGACCTCTAGAGTCTGACATTGCCACAAGGGCTGAacttaaatttttgataatataAAAGTTCTTCTTGAAACTTTCTCAGTtctaaatttagtttaaaatttcttgttaaattgaTTTAATAATCTTGATTTCTTTTCATTCAAACCAATAAAAATCGATTTCTGAACTTTActatataattttacaaattgtgtacagtttacaaattttgtacgtagctgGGCAAATTGGGGCAGCTTCGCAAAACTTGCcactaattttcattttccactAGAGGAATATTCAATGAAattcaggaattttgtgaggtgggattataaacctgATAAGAGATTTTTTGACATAGTTGTTCCAGTTGTACAATTGATTCTCCTTGTGTggctttcagtaaaaaatcttgaatcttggacataattttctgtacgaagctgcaaaggttCTTCCGGTTCTTCCTATTGAATAATTTGAGGCTCACAGTGTCAAatccatttatttaatttcatgtttttgtaaaacctgatattttagtaaatggTGAGGTATGCtaacaaattattttataggTTTCACATTCCGTAATTTTGTAGTCAATTTATTGATGATACTCCCATTTCCCTTTACTTCTatcaaaatttggaatttaagATGTACTAAATTGTGCTAAATAAAATCAGAGGATTAGTCAATGTTTTTTAAGGTTATTCGTTAAAAGTTTCCTTAATAGAAAAATGAAATCTAAAACTGCAAATAGTGTATCATATTTGTTAGTTATTTATAATTGTTTAGGGTATCCAAATGTTGATCATGAAATGTACTAAATTGCACAATAGGTAAAGGAAGACCGATAATTTTTAAAtgcttagaaaataaaatctgaATCTTTAAtactaagaaaaattaaaaagtgtacTAATTTTATAGTA encodes the following:
- the LOC129806732 gene encoding protein BTG2-like; protein product: MRVEVHSAAQFLMNLLRVKQSNPLPENQLENFKGSLEDLLLIRYRSHWYPEVPTKGSGFRCIRINGKMDPIIEQAAVSVGLHPRTLKTMLPQELTMWIDPDGVSYRIGENGSICVLYEAVSEARSSPSSDLSMSSDEFSLERRPEWAHMTLIGYLDEPYPRSPRSNNNSFSSSGTGSNSPPLSPILAPPTVRYSHNQRHQHHQQMQRTTTNRSMYLNHWDGGINNYNVSRCTK